In Musa acuminata AAA Group cultivar baxijiao chromosome BXJ3-11, Cavendish_Baxijiao_AAA, whole genome shotgun sequence, one DNA window encodes the following:
- the LOC103972237 gene encoding pyrophosphate-energized vacuolar membrane proton pump-like yields the protein MRSDLFGSYAESSCAALVVASISSFGVNHDFPAIWIALPLTFTIQFWGDQKQAKSCTVQDGPDSCRTGAATSVIFGLALGYKSVIIPIFATAVSIFVRFSLAAIYGIAVAALGMLSSIATGPAIDAYGPTSDNIAGGIAQMDGTSHRIQERTDALDTAGNTTAALGRIVALVKLLLTSFSAFCISFSAIQAAISTVDVLTPKVFIGLIVGAMLPYWFSAMTMKSVGSAALKRVEEVRRCSGDAYTPDHWNFVSWKPYLVFLLGLLFLVFRLLSDPHLILVVHGTMPSTSRMVNFKITKLCLFKLGLHEAGASDHARSLGPKESVPHKAAVICDTIGDPLKDTSGSSPIKLMVVEFLVLAPFFATQGSLLFKI from the exons ATGAGATCTGATCTTTTTGGATCATATGCTGAATCGTCATGTGCTGCCCTTGTTGTTGCCTCTATATCTTCATTTGGAGTCAACCATGATTTTCCTGCAAT TTGGATTGCTCTCCCTTTGACATTCACGATTCAGTTTTGGGGTGACCAGAAGCAGGCCAAAAGCTG TACTGTACAAGATGGGCCTGATTCTTGCCGGACTGGAGCTGCTACTAGTGTCATTTTCGGACTGGCTTTAGGATACAAGTCTGTCATTATCCCAATTTTTGCCACTGCTGTCAGTATATTTGTTAGATTTAGTCTTGCTGCCATCTATGGTATTGCTGTTGCTGCTTTAGGCATGCTGAGCAGTATTGCTACTGGTCCGGCCATTGATGCCTATGGGCCCACCAGTGACAATATTGCTGGAGGCATTGCTCAGATGGATGGAACGAGCCACAGGATTCAGGAGAGAACAGATGCACTTGATACTGCAGGCAACACCACCGCAGCCCTAGGAAGG ATAGTAGCTTTGGTAAAACTGCTACTCACAAGTTTCAGTGCTTTTTGTATTAGCTTTTCTGCCAT TCAAGCAGCTATTTCCACTGTGGATGTTCTGACACCAAAGGTGTTCATTGGGTTGATTGTTGGTGCGATGCTTCCTTACTGGTTCTCAGCCATGACCATGAAGAGTGTCGGCAGTGCAGCTCTGAAGAGGGTGGAGGAGGTCCGAAG GTGCTCTGGTGATGCTTACACCCCTGATCATTGGAATTTTGTGTCATGGAAACCCTATCTGGTGTTCTTGCTGGGTCTCTTGTTTCTGGTGTTCAG ATTGTTATCTGATCCTCATCTAATACTGGTGGTGCATGGGACAATGCCAAGTACATCGAG AATGGTAAATTTCAAGATAACAAAATTGTGCTTGTTTAAACTTGGTTTACATGAG GCTGGGGCATCAGACCATGCAAGGAGCCTTGGCCCTAAGGAATCCGTTCCTCACAAGGCTGCTGTTATTTGTGACACCATCGGGGACCCTCTCAAGGATACGTCCGGGTCGTCACCTATCAAACTAATGGTTGTGGAATTTCTGGTGTTGGCACCATTCTTTGCAACTCAAGGAAGTCTCTTGTTCAAGATCTAA
- the LOC103972240 gene encoding probably inactive leucine-rich repeat receptor-like protein kinase IMK2, with protein sequence MRMKKRIGGCQHTMQEHMEMCESERAPSQQSATGSSLLLLLPLHIVMLSLLAHASSASSQSWDGIIISQADYQGLQALKHALDDPRGLLRGWNDTGLDACSGAWVGIKCVKGKVIAIQLPWRGLGGRITEKISQLAALRKLSLHDNSIGGQIPSAIGFLPQLRGLYLFNNRFSGAIPPSIGNCPILRTIDLSNNSLAGSIPSSIANATKLYRLNLSHNNLSGAIPRSITRSASLTIFSLQHNNVSGPIPDTWAIGGGSSQVYQLQTLNLDFNSISGNLPPSLSGLQMLKEITLSNNRLNGSIPEEIGKLSLLQTLDLSHNDIGGSLPVTICNLSSLVELSLEGNKIDGHIPDNIDGLKNLSMLSLKRNQLSGAIPATLGNISGLSQLDLSENNLTGEIPATLVHLTRLTSFDVSDNNLSGRVPLLLSHKFNSSSFMGNIQLCGYSITVPCPSSPAPTLSPPLIPTRRRHAKLSTKAIVLIVAGAVLAVLLFVLCCVLLCCLMRQRSSLGKKTDGGASATGREEKPGPATGAEAESGGEAGGKLVHFEGPLAFAADDLLCATAEIMGKSTYGTVYKATLEDGNQVAVKRLREKITKSQKEFETEACELGRIRHHNLLALRAYYLGPKGEKLLVFDFMPKGSLAAFLHARGPETPIDWATRMNIAKGVTRGLLYLHNEVNMIHGNLTSSNVLLDDDDNAKISDFGLSSLMTSAASSNVIATAGALGYRAPELSKLKKANTKTDVYSLGVVMLELLTGKSPADLMNGMDLPHWVASIVKEEWTNEVFDLELMRDAAGTAAGDELLNTLKLALHCVDPAPTARPEVQQILQQLDEIRPDAAGATGSSEDGGSIAAASASNDY encoded by the exons ATGCGAATGAAGAAGAGGATCGGAGGATGCCAGCACACAATGCAAGAGCATATGGAGATGTGCGAGTCCGAGAGAGCCCCATCTCAGCAATCTGCAACCGGGAGTAGTCTCCTCCTGCTTCTGCCGCTTCATATCGTGATGTTGTCGCTGCTGGCTCATGCGAGCTCAGCTTCGAGCCAGTCCTGGGACGGGATAATCATCAGCCAGGCCGACTACCAAGGCCTCCAGGCGCTCAAGCACGCCCTGGACGACCCCCGGGGGCTCCTCCGCGGCTGGAACGACACCGGCCTCGACGCTTGCTCCGGCGCCTGGGTCGGGATCAAGTGCGTCAAGGGCAAGGTCATCGCCATCCAGCTCCCGTGGCGGGGCCTCGGCGGGCGAATCACCGAGAAGATCAGCCAGCTCGCCGCCTTGCGCAAGCTGAGCCTCCACGACAACTCCATCGGCGGTCAGATCCCTTCGGCCATTGGCTTCTTACCTCAACTCAGAGGCCTCTACCTCTTCAACAATCGCTTCTCGGGTGCCATCCCGCCGTCCATCGGCAACTGCCCCATCCTCCGGACCATCGATCTCAGCAACAACTCGCTTGCGGGTAGTATTCCTTCTTCCATTGCAAACGCTACTAAGCTGTATAGGCTTAACCTTAGCCATAACAATCTCTCCGGTGCCATCCCCCGTAGCATTACCCGCTCCGCCTCGCTTACCATTTTCTCCCTTCAGCACAACAATGTCTCCGGACCCATTCCCGACACATGGGCCATCGGAGGTGGTAGCAGCCAAGTCTACCAATTACAGACCCTAAATCTCGACTTCAACTCCATCAGCGGGAATCTTCCGCCATCTCTCAGTGGACTACAAATGCTCAAAGAGATCACACTTAGCAACAATAGGCTTAACGGAAGCATACCCGAAGAGATCGGTAAACTGTCGCTGCTTCAAACGTTAGATCTTTCACATAACGATATAGGAGGGAGCCTTCCTGTTACCATCTGCAACTTGTCGTCCTTGGTCGAATTAAGCCTGGAGGGCAACAAAATCGACGGCCACATCCCCGACAACATCGATGGGCTCAAGAATCTGTCGATGCTGTCGCTTAAGAGGAACCAGTTAAGTGGCGCGATACCGGCGACACTAGGAAACATCTCTGGTCTATCGCAGCTAGACCTGTCGGAGAACAACCTCACCGGAGAGATACCGGCCACTTTGGTGCACCTGACTCGTCTGACTTCGTTCGATGTGTCCGACAACAACTTATCAGGTCGAGTGCCACTTCTCCTCTCCCACAAGTTTAATTCGAGCTCCTTCATGGGAAACATTCAGCTGTGTGGGTACAGCATTACCGTCCCTTGTCCTTCTTCCCCTGCCCCGACTCTGTCTCCTCCGTTGATCCCTACAAGGCGACGTCATGCTAAACTGAGCACCAAGGCGATCGTTCTCATAGTTGCAGGGGCAGTGCTGGCGGTGCTGCTTTTTGTGCTCTGCTGTGTTCTGCTCTGCTGCCTGATGAGGCAAAGGAGTTCCTTGGGGAAGAAGACTGATGGCGGCGCTTCTGCCACCGGAAGAGAGGAAAAGCCCGGGCCTGCCACGGGAGCTGAAGCGGAGTCCGGCGGGGAGGCCGGGGGAAAGCTGGTACACTTCGAGGGACCGTTGGCATTCGCCGCCGATGACCTCCTGTGTGCGACGGCGGAGATCATGGGGAAGAGCACGTACGGGACCGTGTACAAGGCCACACTGGAGGACGGGAACCAAGTTGCAGTGAAGAGACTGAGAGAGAAGATCACCAAGAGCCAAAAGGAATTCGAGACGGAGGCGTGTGAGCTTGGCAGAATCCGGCATCACAATCTATTGGCGCTGCGAGCTTACTATTTAGGCCCCAAAGGAGAGAAGCTTCTGGTCTTTGATTTCATGCCCAAGGGAAGCCTTGCAGCTTTTCTACATG CTCGGGGACCTGAGACGCCGATAGATTGGGCGACAAGGATGAACATAGCCAAGGGGGTAACTCGGGGTCTACTCTACCTTCACAACGAAGTGAACATGATCCATGGCAACCTGACAAGCAGCAACGTTCTGCTTGACGACGACGACAACGCTAAGATATCTGATTTCGGCCTCTCGTCCTTGATGACCAGTGCTGCCAGCTCCAATGTGATTGCCACCGCAGGCGCGCTCGGCTACCGAGCCCCGGAGCTGTCCAAGCTCAAGAAGGCCAATACCAAGACCGACGTCTACAGCCTCGGCGTCGTCATGCTCGAGCTCCTCACGGGTAAATCGCCTGCGGACTTGATGAACGGCATGGACCTGCCGCACTGGGTGGCCTCGATAGTCAAAGAGGAGTGGACCAATGAGGTGTTCGACCTGGAACTGATGAGGGATGCGGCGGGGACGGCGGCCGGGGATGAGCTACTGAACACCTTGAAGTTGGCCCTGCACTGCGTCGACCCGGCGCCGACGGCCAGGCCGGAGGTTCAGCAAATCCTGCAGCAACTCGATGAGATCAGACCGGACGCTGCCGGCGCTACAGGATCCAGCGAGGATGGTGGCTCCATTGCCGCTGCATCCGCAAGCAATGATTATTAG
- the LOC135653341 gene encoding pentatricopeptide repeat-containing protein At4g19440, chloroplastic-like, which translates to MRLRLRLPPPLRLPPDRTKPLYCIRAYSFSSSSSSAAAAADDDADLRRSVSLLLSPAPFDAALCRETLSRICPRRLERLLLDLRSSLHPEPALRFFSFATDHCGFIFTPRAYALILHSLFRSNLASAARVLLLRILDARAAVPLFLDDPDHWFSEIIHALADTVPSSDSPAIDLLVHLCCTQLRGRGLALIAFRILVDRGLCPSLKTCNFLLVSLVKSKNLEDARMVFDQMQQFVAPDVYSYTILIDALCKRRNVEEAMALFSDMERSGISASVVTYNALIDGLCKRNMLNEAFALKEKMVRISINPSIVTFGILINGLVKLDRFGDVELVLTEMEEIGIPPSVVIYNTLIYGHCKMGRPTEALKLRDEMVAKGIEPTCVTYNIIVQGLCDAGDMKQAEYILDEILSNGMEANAGLFGSIIFWLVTKEQRLDCAVRLLGEMLLRNLRPNDSLLTALIVELCKQGKHRNAIEIWSKMLEKGFGVNITTSNALIHGLCESGNIKEAIGFLKSILERGIAPDRVTYNILISACCKDGKICEGFKLWDDMIKRGFKPDIVTWNTLIHGLCRLGRMEEAIGLLNQLKVEDLVPDLFTCSMIIDGYCKVKEIDKAKSFLKEMGTWGLEANVVVYNSLVSGFCKNGNITGASNLVDEMKSNGILPNFVTYSTLMHGFCCTGYLEEAKRIFELMKENGLGLNVVTYTTLIAGYCRSGQMDEAIKVYKAMCVAGVTPNKFTYTVLIQGYAKMGNLEAASKLLDEMVNNGIVPDSVTFNALMSEFCKEGRVEEALKISDQISQRGLALDDTDYTTLVLE; encoded by the coding sequence ATGAGATTGAGATTGCGATTGCCGCCGCCGCTCAGACTGCCACCCGATCGGACCAAACCTTTATACTGTATCCGTGCctattccttctcctcctcctcctcctccgcggccGCCGCCGCTGACGACGACGCCGACCTCCGCCGCAGCGTCTCCCTGCTCCTCTCCCCTGCCCCCTTCGATGCTGCCCTCTGCCGCGAGACCCTCTCTCGCATCTGCCCTCGCCGCCTCGAACGCCTCCTCCTCGACCTCCGCTCCTCCCTCCACCCCGAGCCCGCCCTTCGCTTCTTCTCCTTCGCCACCGATCACTGTGGCTTCATCTTCACCCCCCGCGCCTACGCCCTCATCCTCCACTCCCTCTTCCGATCCAACCTCGCATCTGCGGCCCGGGTTCTCCTACTTCGCATCCTCGACGCCCGCGCCGCCGTCCCCCTCTTCCTCGATGACCCGGATCATTGGTTCTCCGAGATCATCCACGCCCTTGCTGACACCGTCCCCTCAAGCGACTCGCCCGCGATCGATCTTCTTGTCCACCTCTGCTGCACCCAGCTTCGTGGCCGAGGGCTCGCCTTAATTGCCTTCAGAATCCTCGTCGATCGGGGGCTCTGCCCGTCTCTGAAGACCTGCAATTTTCTTTTGGTATCGCTGGTGAAATCCAAGAATTTAGAGGATGCTCGCATGGTTTTTGATCAAATGCAGCAGTTTGTTGCTCCTGACGTCTACTCGTACACCATACTGATTGATGCCCTCTGCAAGAGACGGAATGTTGAGGAAGCTATGGCATTGTTCTCGGATATGGAAAGGTCCGGAATTTCTGCAAGCGTTGTAACTTACAATGCTCTGATTGATGGACTTTGCAAGAGAAATATGTTGAATGAGGCATTTGCATTGAAGGAGAAGATGGTTAGAATCTCGATAAATCCAAGCATCGTAACATTTGGTATTCTCATCAATGGCTTGGTTAAATTGGATAGGTTTGGCGATGTGGAACTTGTCCTAACTGAAATGGAAGAGATTGGAATTCCACCGAGTGTGGTTATCTATAATACATTGATATATGGGCACTGTAAGATGGGACGACCCACAGAGGCATTAAAGTTGAGGGATGAAATGGTGGCGAAAGGTATAGAACCGACCTGTGTTACCTACAATATAATTGTACAAGGCTTGTGCGATGCAGGGGACATGAAGCAGGCTGAGTATATTCTTGATGAAATTCTGTCAAATGGGATGGAAGCAAACGCTGGGCTGTTTGGTTCTATTATTTTCTGGCTTGTCACTAAAGAACAAAGATTAGATTGTGCGGTGAGGCTACTTGGAGAGATGCTGCTGAGGAATTTAAGGCCTAATGACTCTCTTTTGACGGCTTTGATTGTTGAGCTCTGTAAGCAAGGGAAGCATCGAAACGCCATAGAGATTTGGTCCAAGATGTTGGAGAAAGGATTTGGTGTGAATATTACAACTTCCAATGCATTGATTCATGGGCTTTGTGAGTCAGGAAACATCAAGGAAGCAATAGGGTTCCTCAAATCAATTCTCGAGAGGGGAATAGCACCAGATAGAGTGACATATAATATCTTGATATCTGCATGCTGCAAAGACGGGAAAATCTGCGAGGGGTTTAAACTATGGGATGACATGATCAAAAGAGGATTTAAACCAGATATTGTTACCTGGAACACTCTAATACATGGTTTATGCCGTTTAGGTAGAATGGAAGAGGCTATTGGACTTTTGAATCAACTAAAGGTTGAAGATTTGGTTCCGGATCTTTTTACATGCAGTATGATTATCGATGGCTATTGCAAGGTTAAGGAAATTGATAAAGCGAAAAGCTTCCTAAAGGAGATGGGTACATGGGGTTTAGAGGCAAATGTTGTTGTCTACAACTCACTTGTGAGTGGGTTTTGCAAGAATGGCAATATTACTGGGGCTTCTAATCTTGTCGATGAAATGAAAAGTAATGGTATATTACCAAATTTTGTGACTTATAGTACCCTTATGCATGGCTTCTGCTGCACTGGATATTTAGAAGAGGCTAAAAGAATTTTTGAATTGATGAAGGAGAATGGTTTGGGCTTGAATGTGGTGACGTATACTACACTTATTGCTGGATACTGTAGGTCAGGTCAAATGGATGAAGCAATCAAGGTCTACAAGGCAATGTGTGTCGCTGGTGTAACCCCAAACAAGTTCACATATACAGTATTGATACAAGGGTATGCTAAAATGGGGAATCTTGAAGCAGCGTCTAAACTTCTCGACGAAATGGTGAACAATGGTATTGTTCCTGATTCTGTCACATTCAATGCATTGATGTCTGAATTCTGCAAGGAAGGTAGAGTAGAAGAGGCTCTTAAAATATCTGATCAAATATCTCAAAGAGGTCTGGCACTAGATGATACTGATTATACTACTTTAGTTCTGGAATAA
- the LOC135653343 gene encoding probable xylan O-acetyltransferase 10, whose product MKSPFPHRRRNLRTRLFVFSFVAFVIVLYGEDFTCILGTPFRRPDDPPPQQQQGRVPREKDEAVMPFAVGKTEEGCDVFAGEWVYDELSRPHYGEEDCPYIQPQLTCQTHGRPDSGYQHWRWQPHRCSLPSFDATLMLEMLRGKRMMFVGDSLNRGQFVSMVCLLHRVIPEHAKSMESFDSFMVFTAKDYNATIEFYWAPFLVESNSDNALVHRIKERIVRPGSIMKHARHWKGADIVVFNTYLWWMAGRKMKILRGPFGGDTKNITDMVTEDAYRLALRRMLKWVEKNMDPRSTRVFFTSMSPSHHSSEEWGGEPQGNCYNETTPIEDATYWGTSTSKSMMQVIGEVFDATKVPITLLNITQLSEYRKDAHTQIYKKQWSPLTPEQLANPRSYADCIHWCLPGLQDTWNELLYAKLFFP is encoded by the exons ATGAAGTCGCCGTTCCCCCATAGAAGGCGCAACCTCCGCACCCGTCTTTTCGTCTTCTCCTTCGTCGCCTTCGTGATCGTCCTCTACGGCGAGGACTTCACGTGCATCCTCGGCACTCCATTCCGGCGACCAGATGATCCACCGCCGCAGCAGCAGCAAGGAAGAGTCCCGAGAG AGAAGGACGAGGCGGTGATGCCGTTCGCGGTGGGGAAGACGGAGGAGGGATGCGATGTCTTCGCGGGGGAATGGGTGTACGACGAGTTATCGAGGCCGCACTATGGCGAGGAGGACTGCCCCTACATCCAGCCCCAGCTGACATGCCAGACGCACGGCAGGCCCGACTCCGGCTACCAGCACTGGAGATGGCAGCCGCATCGCTGCTCTTTACCCAG CTTCGACGCCACCTTAATGCTGGAAATGCTTCGAGGCAAGCGGATGATGTTCGTGGGTGATTCCTTGAACCGGGGGCAATTCGTATCCATGGTGTGCCTCCTGCATCGGGTCATTCCAGAGCACGCCAAATCCATGGAATCCTTTGACTCGTTCATGGTCTTCACGGCCAAG GACTACAATGCGACGATCGAGTTCTACTGGGCGCCGTTTCTGGTGGAATCCAACTCCGACAACGCCCTCGTCCACAGGATCAAAGAGCGGATCGTCCGACCGGGTTCCATCATGAAGCACGCTCGCCATTGGAAGGGAGCCGACATCGTCGTCTTCAACACATACCTGTGGTGGATGGCCGGCCGCAAAATGAAGATTCT gcgagggcccTTTGGAGGTGACACGAAGAACATCACCGATATGGTGACGGAGGATGCTTATAGGCTGGCATTGAGGAGGATGCTGAAGTGGGTGGAGAAGAACATGGATCCTCGCAGCACCAGAGTGTTCTTCACAAGCATGTCGCCTTCTCACCACAG TAGCGAAGAGTGGGGAGGTGAACCCCAAGGGAACTGCTACAACGAGACGACTCCCATCGAGGACGCTACGTACTGGGGAACGAGCACGAGCAAGAGCATGATGCAGGTGATCGGAGAGGTGTTCGACGCTACCAAAGTGCCAATAACTCTGCTCAACATTACCCAACTGTCGGAGTACCGGAAAGATGCACACACCCAGATATACAAGAAGCAGTGGAGCCCGTTGACGCCGGAGCAGCTGGCTAACCCCAGAAGCTACGCAGACTGCATCCATTGGTGCTTGCCCGGCCTGCAAGATACATGGAATGAGCTCCTGTACGCTAAACTCTTCTTTCCTTGA
- the LOC103972241 gene encoding abscisic acid receptor PYL4-like has protein sequence MSHSSLPPLLSHSCNTSVVPMPHSSPKPSPPLHRIGGKPVLGAGASAAAGVPVRCIGHGVPAVVSRHHEHAVEAHQCCSALVQHVAAPVAMVWSVVRRFDQPQTYKHFVKSCHVIDGDGDVGTLREVRIVSGLPAATSRERLEILDDERHVLSFRVVGGEHRLANYRSVTTLHPEAEGCTVVVESYVVDVPAGNTREDTRVFVDTIIRCNLQSLARTAETLAKLPGTTK, from the coding sequence ATGAGCCACTCCTCTCTCCCTCCGCTCCTCTCGCACAGCTGTAACACGAGCGTCGTCCCCATGCCCCACTCCTCCCCCAAGCCTTCCCCTCCTCTCCACCGCATCGGCGGCAAGCCGGTCCTGGGGGCGGGGGCATCGGCGGCCGCAGGCGTACCCGTTCGGTGCATCGGCCATGGCGTCCCCGCCGTGGTGTCGCGACACCACGAGCACGCGGTGGAAGCCCACCAGTGCTGCTCGGCCTTGGTGCAGCACGTCGCGGCGCCGGTGGCCATGGTGTGGTCGGTGGTGCGCCGCTTCGACCAGCCGCAGACCTACAAGCACTTCGTGAAGAGCTGCCACGTGATCGACGGCGACGGTGACGTCGGCACCCTTCGGGAGGTCCGCATCGTGTCCGGCCTGCCGGCGGCGACCAGCCGGGAGCGCCTCGAGATCCTCGACGACGAGCGCCACGTGCTCAGCTTCCGGGTGGTCGGCGGGGAGCACCGCCTCGCCAACTACCGCTCCGTCACAACCCTCCACCCGGAGGCCGAGGGGTGCACGGTGGTGGTGGAGTCGTACGTGGTGGACGTGCCGGCGGGGAACACCAGGGAGGACACGCGCGTCTTCGTCGACACCATCATCCGGTGCAATCTCCAGTCCCTGGCGCGCACAGCCGAGACCCTGGCCAAGCTCCCGGGAACAACCAAGTAA